The Centroberyx gerrardi isolate f3 chromosome 7, fCenGer3.hap1.cur.20231027, whole genome shotgun sequence genome contains a region encoding:
- the triobpb gene encoding TRIO and F-actin binding protein b — protein MTPDLLNFKKGWMSKLDDGGEWKKHWFVLTDAGLKYYRDSGAEEKDDIDGEIDLKSCVKVSEFDVEKNYGFQIQTREAVVTLSAMTAGIRRNWIEVLRKSVRPSSSPDLTQLPDSSSDKENSHARSLLSSRRSASRYGDAQLEVPTSAPPTHRRFDYVELSPVPASASPLPASQREAGEGQGREHSQWQEERNRDATSSQWEAVLSRKGPGLGSNQRHRTEDEIEKKWAEFERMPLKEMRSLPPMGSRSSSQSANEALQREVASLRQQLEQLQRGGGGGGGGRVGGGVAGGCGPEAPCGRSLAAMERAHRQALEELQKQHDRQTKELETERDRLLLEETKATAQVMEALKKAHKEELEREVEKAKRLSSGVADSQTLRAQQQAETQTLQRELAGLSERYSQKCLELNRAEQNNAEREREISRKERDMEQLRKENQDLQARLMEEISRIRSTITGQGSEGISNDNRDRTSCELEVLLRVKENEVEYLHKEISCLRNELQFLNTEKRLACERYKEVHEELSGMKGRSEREIQSLKEHLRLAMAALQEGQTLGNSLDH, from the exons CCTGACCTCCTTAACTTCAAGAAGGGGTGGATGTCAAAGCTGGACGACGGCGGAGAG TGGAAGAAGCATTGGTTTGTTCTGACCGATGCTGGGCTGAAGTACTACAGAGACTCAGGGGCAGAGGAG AAAGATGACATAGACGGGGAGATTGACCTAAAATCCTGTGTGAAGGTGTCCGAGTTTGATGTGGAGAAGAACTATGGATTTCAGATACAG ACGCGGGAGGCGGTGGTCACTCTGTCTGCCATGACAGCAGGGATCAGGAGGAATTGGATCGAGGTTTTGAGGAAGAGTGTCCGGCCCAGCAGTTCTCCAGACCTCACACA ACTGCCCGACAGCAGTAGTGACAAGGAAAACTCCCACGCTCGCTCCCTGTTGTCCTCCCGTCGGTCAGCTTCACGTTATGGCGATGCCCAATTAGAAGTTCCAACCTCCGCGCCTCCCACTCATCGCAGGTTTGACTACGTTGAGCTCTCCCCGGTTCCTGCTTCCGCCAGCCCTCTCCCAGCCAGTCAGAGAGAAGCAGGGGAGGGGCAGGGCAGGGAGCACAGCCaatggcaggaggagaggaacagagatgCCACAAGTAGCCAATGGGAGGCTGTGCTGTCCAGGAAGGGGCCAGGCTTGGGATCGAACCAAAGGCACCGAACGGAGGATGAAATAGAGAAAAAGTGGGCGGAGTTTGAACGGATGCCATTAAAGGAGATGAGGTCCTTACCACCAATGGGATCACGGTcctccagccagtcagccaatgAGGCGCTGCAGAGGGAG GTGGCGTCACTGAGGCAACAACTGGAGCAACTgcaacgaggaggaggaggaggaggaggagggagagtgggggGAGGTGTAGCGGGTGGCTGTGGCCCTGAGGCCCCCTGTGGCCGCAGCCTGGCAGCCATGGAGCGTGCTCACCGGCAGGCGCTGGAAGAGCTGCAGAAGCAGCACGACCGCCAGACCAAGgaactggagacagagagggacaggctgctgctggaggagaccAAGGCCACCGCACAAG tGATGGAGGCTTTGAAGAAGGCCCacaaggaggagctggagagagaggtggagaaagcCAAGAGGCTAAGCAGCGGGGTGGCGGACTCACAGACCTTGCGAGCCCAACAACA GGCAGAAACGCAGACCCTGCAGAGAGAGCTGGCCGGCTTGTCCGAGCGCTACTCTCAGAAGTGTTTGGAGCTGAACCGGGCCGAGCAGAACAAcgctgagagggagagggagatcaGCCGCaaggagagagacatggagcAGCTGAGGAAGGAGAACCAG GACTTACAGGCCCGTTTGATGGAGGAGATCAGCCGGATCCGCTCTACCATcacaggtcaggggtcagagggcaTCTCCAATGACAACAGAGACAGGACGTCCTGTGAACTAGAG GTTCTTCTCAGGGTGAAAGAGAACGAGGTGGAATACTTACACAAAGAGATCAGCTGTCTAAGGAACGAGCTGCAGTTTCTTAACacg